The following are from one region of the Jatrophihabitans telluris genome:
- a CDS encoding glycosyltransferase: protein MSILFRAVLAFLALKLGNLAINVATFPVLTGAGSARPRPTVSLLVPMRDEADRLVHTLPAILAQGVDELILLDDCSTDATYQLAETMTADHRQARVLAGAPTPPGWTGKTWACQQLGAQATSESLVFCDADVVLAPGAVLSVLAEQQRQGADLLSVFPQQQTASIGEHLLVPLVDDVLLCFLPFPLLRADVPSAATANGSLMVFNRRAYDVLGGFEAVRGDVVEDVALARLARRRGLQLGVVLGGAIVRTRMYYGYRACVTGFARGLLATTGGSRARLVLAAGWHLLAYAVPPLLSWRRPRWALVVVLGVVERLVVEAKTGRRQWWQAVLQPLSPLAALPLFVQALRRTQHWKGRPYTYVAAPSRRLTGVRP, encoded by the coding sequence GTGAGCATCCTGTTTCGCGCCGTGCTGGCCTTCCTCGCCCTCAAACTCGGCAACCTGGCCATCAACGTCGCCACCTTCCCCGTGCTGACCGGAGCGGGATCCGCCCGCCCTCGCCCGACGGTTTCCCTGCTGGTGCCGATGCGCGACGAAGCCGATCGGCTCGTCCATACGTTGCCGGCGATCCTGGCCCAGGGCGTCGACGAGCTGATCCTGTTGGACGACTGCTCCACCGATGCCACCTACCAGCTGGCCGAAACGATGACCGCTGATCATCGGCAGGCGCGCGTCCTCGCCGGTGCGCCGACCCCGCCCGGATGGACCGGCAAAACGTGGGCCTGCCAGCAGCTGGGGGCGCAGGCGACGTCGGAGTCACTGGTCTTCTGTGACGCCGACGTCGTCCTCGCGCCCGGAGCCGTCCTGAGCGTTCTCGCCGAACAGCAGCGTCAGGGTGCCGACCTGCTGTCGGTGTTTCCCCAGCAACAGACCGCAAGCATCGGCGAACACCTGCTCGTCCCGCTTGTCGACGACGTGCTGCTGTGCTTCCTGCCCTTCCCGTTGCTGCGTGCCGATGTTCCGTCCGCAGCGACGGCCAACGGGTCGCTGATGGTGTTCAACCGGCGCGCCTACGACGTCCTCGGCGGCTTCGAGGCCGTGCGCGGTGACGTGGTCGAAGACGTTGCCCTGGCGCGGCTGGCCCGTCGGCGTGGACTGCAACTCGGAGTGGTGCTGGGCGGCGCGATCGTCCGGACCCGCATGTATTACGGCTACCGGGCGTGCGTGACGGGCTTCGCGCGAGGGCTGCTCGCCACAACCGGCGGGTCCCGCGCACGATTGGTGCTGGCCGCCGGCTGGCACCTGCTCGCCTACGCGGTGCCCCCGCTGCTGTCCTGGCGTCGTCCGCGGTGGGCCCTGGTCGTCGTCCTCGGGGTGGTGGAACGCCTGGTCGTGGAAGCCAAGACCGGACGGCGGCAATGGTGGCAAGCCGTGCTCCAGCCACTGAGTCCGCTCGCGGCGCTGCCACTGTTCGTCCAGGCCCTGCGGCGCACCCAGCATTGGAAGGGTCGGCCCTACACCTACGTTGCGGCGCCGAGCCGTCGCCTGACCGGCGTGCGTCCATGA
- a CDS encoding cytochrome P450: protein MRDYPAPHAQRLVGHLGRWGTDPLGLIEEGSRLGSVFSLRLWRSAVVGYSPDWNRLILGDLSTFRSRGSMSGLSPYLAGGLVRTEAPEHRRRRQVLNPSFHRTALADLEPRIRAITRDRLPRGDFDATAWSSALVRDVLSALFFDDTIPAALLQRFLAPLDRALPAPFLRRPWLFRRMNRALGHALAHAGPTTLAGAFSALPGGIEEARVALAAAYDTTAHTLAWLLWHLAEHPSFATPDRVPLLVEETLRLYPAGWMGTRITATPVTFDDVVIPSGTLVMYSPYLTHRDPTLWTDPTVFRPDRFSDPVPAWGFIPFAAGERTCLGAQLARLMLRTVAAEFADLSLTRTGPHPGLRAGITLTAAGPLALRCDGNPLATKGLLNSRAHGPIGFPASS from the coding sequence ATGAGGGACTATCCGGCGCCACATGCTCAACGGCTTGTCGGTCACCTGGGCCGGTGGGGTACCGATCCGCTGGGCCTGATCGAGGAGGGTTCACGCCTCGGGTCCGTTTTCTCGCTGCGGCTCTGGCGATCCGCGGTGGTCGGCTACTCCCCGGACTGGAACCGTCTCATCCTCGGTGACCTGTCGACGTTTCGCAGTCGGGGCAGCATGAGTGGACTTTCTCCCTATCTCGCAGGGGGCCTCGTCCGGACCGAGGCCCCCGAGCACCGCCGTCGACGACAGGTGCTGAACCCGAGCTTTCATCGGACCGCACTGGCCGACCTCGAGCCCCGTATCCGGGCCATCACCCGGGACCGCCTGCCCCGCGGCGATTTCGATGCGACGGCCTGGTCGAGCGCGCTTGTTCGGGACGTGCTTTCGGCCCTGTTCTTCGACGACACGATCCCCGCCGCTCTGCTGCAGCGCTTCCTCGCACCCCTCGACCGCGCGCTGCCCGCACCGTTCCTGCGCCGACCATGGCTGTTTCGCCGGATGAACCGGGCGCTTGGCCATGCGCTGGCCCACGCCGGGCCGACAACCCTGGCCGGGGCGTTCAGTGCCCTGCCTGGCGGCATCGAAGAGGCGCGCGTCGCCCTGGCTGCGGCCTACGACACGACTGCTCACACCCTGGCCTGGCTGTTGTGGCACCTTGCCGAGCACCCCTCCTTCGCAACGCCGGACCGAGTGCCGCTGCTCGTCGAGGAAACCCTGCGGCTCTACCCAGCCGGCTGGATGGGCACCCGGATCACGGCAACACCGGTCACCTTCGACGATGTCGTGATCCCGTCCGGGACGCTGGTCATGTACAGCCCCTACCTGACCCATCGCGACCCCACGCTGTGGACCGATCCCACGGTCTTTCGGCCGGACCGGTTCAGCGATCCGGTGCCCGCCTGGGGCTTCATTCCCTTCGCGGCGGGCGAGCGGACCTGTCTGGGCGCGCAACTGGCCCGGCTGATGCTACGAACCGTGGCGGCCGAGTTCGCCGACCTCAGCCTGACCCGGACCGGCCCCCACCCTGGTTTGCGGGCGGGCATCACGCTGACCGCGGCCGGCCCTCTCGCCCTGCGCTGCGACGGGAATCCGCTGGCCACAAAGGGCTTGCTGAACTCGCGCGCGCACGGCCCGATCGGATTTCCGGCGTCGTCATGA
- a CDS encoding lycopene cyclase domain-containing protein, protein MRNLSYLAVLFGCLACVAPLAVSVRGRLAGYRRRLGLSVLATFVVFTTWDLYAIHAHHWTYSRIRTTRVLLPGKLPIEEAMFFIVIPLCVILTFEMVSLVSQNARARHDDRAAP, encoded by the coding sequence ATGAGGAACCTGAGTTATCTTGCCGTCCTCTTCGGCTGCCTGGCGTGCGTCGCGCCGCTGGCGGTCTCGGTTCGGGGGCGGCTCGCCGGCTACCGCCGACGGCTCGGGCTGAGCGTCCTGGCTACGTTCGTCGTGTTCACGACGTGGGATCTGTATGCCATCCACGCCCATCACTGGACCTACAGTCGGATCCGAACCACCCGGGTTCTCCTACCGGGAAAGCTGCCGATCGAAGAGGCCATGTTCTTCATCGTCATCCCGCTGTGCGTCATCCTCACGTTCGAAATGGTCAGTCTGGTCTCGCAGAACGCCCGCGCCCGGCACGATGATCGAGCGGCGCCGTGA
- a CDS encoding lycopene cyclase domain-containing protein has translation MTYTVLAVAAVLIAVTLDLVVLGTRLLRTRAFWLSYAIILAFQLLVNGILTGYHIVTYNPTAIIGVRIAYAPIEDIAFGFAMTVNTLIAWIRLRSSPDTLEAGGADGHPAPVEARNETA, from the coding sequence GTGACCTACACCGTCCTGGCCGTCGCAGCCGTACTCATCGCAGTCACACTGGACCTCGTCGTCCTCGGCACGAGGCTGCTTCGGACACGGGCGTTCTGGCTGAGCTACGCCATCATCCTGGCCTTCCAACTTCTGGTGAACGGTATCCTCACGGGCTACCACATCGTCACCTACAACCCCACGGCGATCATCGGGGTGCGAATCGCCTACGCGCCGATCGAGGACATCGCCTTTGGCTTCGCGATGACCGTGAACACCCTCATCGCGTGGATCAGGCTCCGGTCATCGCCGGACACGCTCGAGGCAGGCGGGGCGGACGGCCACCCGGCACCGGTTGAGGCGCGCAACGAGACCGCATGA
- a CDS encoding MFS transporter, translating into MTDVPATGLASYRHALSFPGTAAFSGAGALARLPQAMVGLGSVLLLTGLGRSYTLAGLLAGSVSLAQAVLSPQISRLIDRRGQRVVLAPQLAAHLISLGLLVIAAERHAPPWLLLATGVLVGVSLPQFGACARARWTALLAGDSYLAAGLSIESLIDEAVFIIGPVLVTTLATVVAPAAGLLTALGLALVGGWIFLAQSGTEPGPQRAAAGVRRARAIRHRGVLVIVGVFFAIGVLFGLVEVGIVALAREHARPGLAGTMLALWASGSLICGTAYGAVRWARPPARRFQIGATAMGVGCLLVALAASHSLLWATVALVVAGLANAPTLLTGNVLVPLVAPAHAVTEAYTWLGVIVFAGVAIGSPLGGALIDNAGAGTALWASVVAGAAAALTATVGQRALSAPVPEVAA; encoded by the coding sequence GTGACTGATGTTCCCGCGACCGGGTTGGCGAGCTATCGGCACGCGCTGAGCTTTCCCGGCACGGCGGCGTTCAGCGGCGCCGGTGCCCTGGCCAGGCTGCCGCAGGCGATGGTCGGGCTGGGCTCGGTCCTGCTGCTTACCGGCCTCGGGCGCTCCTACACGCTGGCAGGACTGCTGGCCGGATCGGTTTCACTGGCGCAGGCCGTCCTCTCGCCGCAGATCAGCCGGCTGATCGACCGGCGTGGACAGCGCGTGGTGCTGGCACCCCAGCTGGCGGCTCATCTGATCAGCCTGGGATTGCTGGTCATCGCGGCCGAGCGGCACGCGCCGCCGTGGCTGCTGCTCGCGACCGGCGTCCTGGTCGGTGTCTCGCTACCACAGTTCGGGGCGTGCGCTCGGGCACGATGGACCGCGCTGCTGGCCGGCGATTCCTACCTGGCCGCCGGCCTGTCGATCGAGTCGCTGATCGACGAAGCCGTATTCATCATCGGCCCTGTCCTGGTCACCACCCTGGCCACCGTCGTTGCCCCCGCCGCGGGCCTGCTCACCGCGCTCGGGCTCGCACTCGTCGGGGGATGGATCTTCCTTGCCCAATCCGGTACGGAGCCAGGGCCCCAGCGAGCGGCCGCGGGGGTGCGCCGCGCGCGAGCGATCCGGCATCGCGGCGTGCTGGTGATCGTCGGGGTGTTCTTCGCGATCGGGGTCCTGTTCGGGCTCGTCGAGGTGGGAATCGTCGCCCTGGCCCGCGAGCATGCCCGTCCTGGGCTGGCCGGCACGATGCTTGCACTGTGGGCCAGCGGCAGCCTCATCTGCGGGACGGCCTACGGCGCGGTTCGATGGGCCAGACCACCCGCGCGCCGGTTTCAGATCGGGGCCACCGCGATGGGCGTGGGATGCCTGCTCGTCGCACTAGCCGCGTCGCATTCGCTGCTGTGGGCGACCGTGGCGCTTGTGGTTGCGGGGCTGGCCAACGCTCCGACGCTGCTTACCGGCAACGTCCTCGTTCCCCTGGTCGCCCCCGCCCACGCCGTCACCGAGGCATACACCTGGCTCGGGGTCATCGTCTTCGCCGGCGTCGCCATCGGATCACCTCTCGGCGGTGCACTCATCGATAACGCCGGCGCCGGGACGGCCCTGTGGGCCAGCGTGGTGGCCGGCGCCGCCGCGGCTCTCACCGCCACGGTGGGTCAACGGGCCTTGTCAGCGCCCGTTCCCGAGGTGGCGGCGTGA
- a CDS encoding diguanylate cyclase yields MTGIDEVLRERLVRTVFQPIVDLDSGAVVAYEALSRGPAGPLERPDILFAAARAAGCLTELDELCRRTALESAISAGIFDPLTVFINVEPEVLDSAKLGELVDLAECAPGQLQVVLEITERAIATRPAELLATVNRLRAAGWRIALDDVGAEDMSLAFMPLLRPDIVKLDLSLVQKRPGPAVAEIMNAVNAYAERTGAVLLAEGIEDEAHLRMATALGARLGQGWMFGRPAEGAARSLPTAALDLPPSRETVLSQSPFACLPADVPLRRSKKPLLIELSKFLEREAIRFGSTCVVVAAFQEAKHFTAATAARYLDLADQVGFVAAIGQDLGPEPIPGVRGADLDADDPVRGEWNIVVLAPHFAAALLARDLGDTGPDNERTFEFALTYERSIVADAAQVLLSRVLPVGPDRVATFPAAAQLNTASRPFAAAGRPGVHPDAERLVLETSVDATLRRALAATTNGVTIADVTRPNHPLVYVNSAFERLSGLAADEVLGINCRILQGEDTDPDAIRRIREAILDGREIRETLINYRGPERVRWWNEVYLAPVFDGSGRLVQYIGIQNDVTSKVESENLLQIERKRTARYLAELESLAFKDPLTGVWNRRRAEELVESAVLQSSVDGTGFALLYLDIDEFKQINDGHGHLAGDAVLHATAQRLQLRLRRSDVIARLGGDEFLVLLPGLGARSAAAEAGRIVDSLADTLSSPVALPRGAVTPSVSIGLATYPDNGADFDSLVHAADQQMYAGKQGRTR; encoded by the coding sequence ATGACCGGCATTGACGAAGTACTGCGTGAACGCCTCGTGCGTACCGTGTTCCAGCCCATCGTCGACCTGGATTCGGGTGCGGTCGTGGCCTACGAGGCGTTGTCTCGCGGTCCTGCCGGGCCCCTGGAACGCCCCGACATCCTCTTTGCCGCAGCAAGGGCTGCGGGATGTCTGACCGAGTTGGACGAGCTCTGCCGGCGAACCGCGCTGGAAAGCGCCATCTCGGCCGGGATCTTCGATCCGCTCACCGTTTTCATCAACGTCGAGCCCGAGGTGCTGGACTCGGCGAAGCTGGGTGAACTCGTGGACCTGGCCGAATGCGCGCCAGGGCAGCTTCAGGTCGTCCTGGAGATCACCGAACGGGCCATCGCGACCCGGCCGGCGGAGCTGCTGGCGACCGTGAACAGGTTGCGGGCAGCCGGCTGGCGGATCGCGTTGGACGATGTCGGCGCGGAGGACATGTCGCTCGCGTTCATGCCGCTACTCCGACCGGACATCGTGAAACTTGACCTGAGCCTGGTGCAGAAGCGTCCCGGACCGGCCGTCGCCGAAATCATGAACGCCGTGAACGCCTACGCCGAGCGGACGGGTGCGGTGCTGCTGGCGGAGGGAATCGAGGACGAGGCTCATCTTCGGATGGCCACCGCGCTGGGAGCTCGCCTGGGCCAGGGATGGATGTTCGGGCGGCCCGCCGAGGGCGCCGCACGATCGCTGCCCACGGCCGCGCTCGACCTGCCGCCCAGCCGGGAAACGGTCCTGTCGCAGTCGCCCTTCGCCTGCCTGCCCGCCGACGTGCCGCTGAGACGTTCGAAGAAGCCTCTGCTCATCGAGCTGAGCAAGTTCCTCGAGCGGGAGGCCATCAGATTCGGCAGCACCTGCGTGGTCGTAGCCGCGTTCCAGGAGGCCAAGCACTTCACCGCCGCAACCGCGGCGCGTTACCTGGATCTGGCCGATCAGGTCGGCTTCGTCGCCGCAATCGGACAGGACCTCGGTCCGGAGCCGATCCCCGGCGTACGCGGCGCCGACCTCGACGCCGATGACCCCGTCCGCGGCGAATGGAACATCGTGGTGCTGGCGCCGCACTTCGCCGCGGCCCTGCTGGCTCGTGATCTCGGCGATACCGGTCCCGACAACGAGCGAACCTTCGAATTCGCGCTCACCTACGAACGCTCCATCGTTGCCGACGCGGCCCAGGTGCTGTTGTCCCGGGTCTTGCCGGTTGGGCCTGATCGGGTGGCGACGTTTCCCGCGGCGGCACAGCTCAACACCGCCTCGCGCCCGTTCGCGGCAGCGGGCCGGCCCGGCGTCCATCCGGACGCCGAGCGGCTCGTGCTGGAGACCAGCGTCGACGCCACGCTGCGGCGGGCTCTGGCCGCCACGACGAACGGTGTCACCATCGCCGATGTCACCCGTCCCAATCACCCGCTCGTCTACGTCAACTCCGCCTTCGAGCGCTTGTCCGGACTGGCTGCCGACGAAGTCCTCGGCATCAATTGCCGAATCCTGCAGGGCGAGGACACCGACCCGGACGCGATCCGCCGAATCCGCGAAGCGATCCTGGACGGGCGCGAGATTCGCGAGACGCTCATCAACTACCGCGGCCCGGAGCGGGTGCGCTGGTGGAACGAGGTCTATCTGGCGCCGGTCTTCGACGGCAGCGGTCGACTCGTTCAGTACATCGGCATCCAGAACGACGTGACGTCGAAGGTCGAAAGCGAGAATCTCCTTCAGATCGAACGCAAGCGGACGGCTCGATACCTCGCCGAGCTCGAATCGCTGGCGTTCAAGGACCCCCTCACCGGGGTCTGGAATCGTCGTCGCGCGGAGGAACTCGTTGAGTCGGCAGTGTTGCAATCCAGCGTCGACGGCACCGGATTCGCCCTGCTGTATCTGGACATCGACGAGTTCAAGCAGATCAACGACGGGCACGGCCACCTGGCCGGCGACGCTGTTCTGCACGCGACCGCCCAGCGACTGCAGCTGCGGTTGCGGCGCAGCGACGTGATCGCCCGCCTCGGCGGGGACGAGTTCCTGGTACTGCTACCTGGCCTGGGCGCACGCTCCGCGGCGGCCGAGGCCGGCCGGATCGTCGACTCACTCGCCGACACGCTGTCGAGCCCGGTGGCCCTGCCCCGTGGCGCGGTGACGCCCTCGGTCAGCATCGGGCTCGCGACCTACCCGGACAACGGTGCCGACTTCGACAGCCTCGTTCACGCGGCCGACCAGCAGATGTATGCGGGTAAACAGGGCCGAACTCGCTAG
- a CDS encoding ABC transporter ATP-binding protein: MAGITFDRVTKRYGAVTAVDNLSFTLEPGSITGFIGANGAGKSTALRVLLGLTRATSGAATFDGSSYGELPDPGRTIGALTDADVFHPGRTGRASLRVLARACAVSDARVEEMLELVALSEAAGYRVRGYSLGMRQRLGLAAALLGDPETLVLDEPANGLDPIGVRWLRELLRRLADEGRTVLVSSHQLAELAQTVDDVLILDHGRLIARGPTELLLHQHRSASLEGLFLDIVSGGRSA; the protein is encoded by the coding sequence ATGGCTGGCATCACCTTTGATCGGGTCACCAAGCGATATGGCGCGGTGACCGCCGTTGACAATCTGAGCTTCACCCTCGAGCCCGGATCGATCACGGGCTTCATCGGCGCCAATGGCGCAGGCAAGTCGACCGCGCTGCGGGTGCTGCTGGGCCTGACGCGAGCCACCTCGGGAGCGGCGACCTTCGACGGAAGCAGCTACGGCGAACTCCCCGACCCCGGTCGGACGATCGGAGCGCTGACCGACGCGGACGTCTTCCACCCCGGCCGCACCGGACGAGCGTCGCTGCGGGTACTGGCACGAGCCTGTGCCGTGAGCGACGCCCGCGTCGAGGAGATGCTCGAGCTGGTGGCGCTCTCCGAGGCGGCCGGCTACCGGGTCCGGGGTTACTCGCTGGGCATGCGGCAACGGCTCGGCCTGGCCGCGGCGTTGCTCGGCGATCCCGAGACCCTGGTGTTGGACGAGCCGGCCAACGGCTTGGACCCGATCGGCGTGCGCTGGCTGCGAGAGCTGCTGCGCCGACTGGCCGACGAGGGTCGCACGGTACTGGTGTCGAGTCACCAGTTGGCTGAGCTCGCCCAAACCGTCGACGACGTCCTCATTCTCGACCACGGGCGCCTGATTGCCCGCGGGCCCACGGAATTGCTCTTGCACCAACACCGGTCAGCCTCTCTCGAGGGACTGTTCCTGGACATCGTCTCGGGAGGACGGTCGGCATGA
- a CDS encoding ABC transporter permease, with product MINSLRSELLKLRSLRGTWVVAAVAAILSTIIGVALVRTAIHDRTPIPAWSEVAMGPVQALWFLVVVTAIVVSAGEFQHRTIRTTALLTPSRRRLLLSKSLASAAFGATTLLAGTGLATLSGFVTARLAGSTMPLGRLADVGHLVAAVALGALWSVLATALGILTRNTAVAITAVLLWRFVGEGLLPVVLSPHGDAVARWTPTGAGRALVGETGLPAGTAALVVGAFVAAACTAAALHFTRHDPV from the coding sequence ATGATCAACAGCCTGCGTTCGGAACTGCTCAAGCTTCGCTCACTGCGGGGAACCTGGGTCGTCGCCGCGGTCGCGGCCATCCTGTCGACCATCATCGGCGTCGCCCTCGTCCGCACGGCGATCCATGACCGAACCCCGATCCCCGCGTGGAGCGAGGTCGCCATGGGTCCGGTGCAGGCGCTGTGGTTCCTCGTCGTCGTGACGGCGATCGTCGTCAGCGCCGGGGAGTTCCAGCATCGCACCATCCGCACCACGGCCCTGCTCACGCCCAGCCGTCGCCGCCTGTTGCTGTCGAAGTCTCTGGCATCGGCGGCCTTCGGGGCGACCACACTGCTGGCCGGAACCGGCCTGGCAACCCTGTCCGGGTTCGTGACCGCGAGGCTGGCCGGATCAACGATGCCACTCGGGCGCCTGGCCGACGTGGGGCACCTCGTCGCGGCTGTGGCGCTCGGTGCGCTGTGGTCGGTGCTGGCCACCGCGCTGGGAATTCTGACCCGCAACACCGCTGTGGCGATCACGGCGGTCCTCCTATGGCGTTTCGTCGGAGAAGGACTGCTTCCCGTGGTCCTGTCCCCGCACGGCGACGCCGTTGCGCGGTGGACTCCGACCGGTGCCGGCCGAGCCCTGGTCGGCGAGACCGGGCTGCCGGCAGGCACCGCTGCACTCGTCGTCGGCGCATTCGTCGCCGCCGCGTGCACCGCAGCCGCGCTGCACTTCACGCGCCATGATCCGGTCTGA
- a CDS encoding sensor histidine kinase, with product MLQLVSARSGTADGSVSVIAELGATAAAIGAGVALTLRDRRPLLVLGLTTICYAVQVTAGAPVLPAASAVAVERVARVAAASENDVSRARGWASVGVGIVVAAAALGLSGNGFLAAPLGLVLLAAAVIGQSRSTRAIHETARRRELIVAERVRLARDLHDVVGHGMGAITVQAGAARLAVAAGDTTAATRSLLSIETAGRGVLREVRWLVGLLREDSGRRDLADIPELVQAARRSGMDIELEIVGDLTAAGADSGEAAYRIVQEALTNVLRHCGDNAARVTVEVGPTIDIAVHNRLAPGITDAVEGNGLRGVRERVAAVGGHAQLGAGADGWTVRVQLPASGRPR from the coding sequence GTGCTCCAGCTGGTGTCGGCGCGTTCGGGTACTGCCGATGGCTCGGTGAGCGTCATCGCCGAGCTGGGCGCAACGGCGGCAGCGATCGGAGCCGGTGTGGCTCTGACCCTTCGCGATCGCCGTCCCCTGCTTGTCCTCGGGCTGACCACGATCTGCTACGCCGTCCAGGTGACCGCAGGCGCGCCGGTACTACCGGCGGCGTCGGCCGTAGCCGTGGAGCGAGTCGCTCGGGTGGCCGCAGCGTCGGAGAACGATGTCTCCCGCGCCCGGGGATGGGCAAGCGTCGGAGTGGGCATCGTCGTCGCCGCCGCGGCGCTGGGCCTGTCGGGCAACGGATTCCTGGCCGCGCCGTTGGGTCTGGTCCTCTTGGCCGCCGCCGTCATCGGGCAGTCCCGGTCGACCCGCGCGATCCACGAAACGGCGCGCCGGCGTGAACTGATCGTCGCCGAACGCGTCCGGCTGGCCCGCGATCTGCACGACGTCGTCGGTCACGGGATGGGCGCGATCACCGTTCAGGCCGGTGCCGCCCGGCTGGCCGTCGCCGCGGGCGACACCACTGCGGCGACGCGGTCCCTACTGTCCATCGAGACGGCCGGGCGTGGCGTGCTTCGCGAGGTGCGCTGGTTGGTCGGACTGCTGCGCGAAGACAGCGGACGCCGCGACCTGGCCGACATCCCTGAGCTCGTCCAGGCGGCCCGCCGGTCAGGCATGGACATCGAACTGGAGATCGTCGGGGACCTCACCGCCGCCGGAGCGGACAGCGGCGAGGCCGCCTACCGAATCGTGCAGGAAGCGTTGACGAACGTGTTACGCCATTGCGGTGACAACGCCGCCCGCGTCACGGTCGAGGTCGGCCCCACGATCGACATCGCCGTCCACAACCGGCTTGCTCCGGGTATCACCGACGCGGTTGAAGGCAATGGCCTGCGCGGCGTGCGAGAACGCGTCGCGGCGGTGGGCGGTCACGCACAGCTCGGCGCGGGCGCCGACGGCTGGACGGTCCGGGTGCAGTTGCCGGCGTCGGGGCGGCCGCGATGA
- a CDS encoding response regulator, protein MTIRVGIADDQPMIRDGFRLQVQLAPDLEFVGAAADGEQAVALARAERPDVLLMDVRMPRVDGIEATRRIAADPALADVRVLVLTTFDLDEYVYGALRAGASGFLLKDTSPEDLHRAIQHVTEGGAMLAPQVTRRLIAEFAARPSDAADVSSLVAQLTNREIEVLRQVARGRSNAEVAAELVLSPLTVKTHVSRMLTKLGLHDRTQLVVLAYESGVVVTGAATDLGGPPRPA, encoded by the coding sequence ATGACCATCCGAGTCGGCATCGCCGACGACCAGCCCATGATCCGTGACGGCTTTCGTCTTCAGGTTCAGCTCGCGCCGGATCTGGAGTTCGTCGGCGCGGCCGCCGACGGTGAGCAGGCGGTGGCGCTGGCGCGTGCCGAACGCCCCGACGTGCTGCTGATGGACGTTCGGATGCCGCGGGTGGACGGCATCGAAGCCACCCGTCGGATTGCCGCCGACCCGGCCCTGGCCGACGTCCGGGTGCTCGTCCTCACGACCTTCGATCTGGACGAGTACGTCTACGGCGCGTTGCGGGCAGGCGCCAGCGGATTTCTGCTCAAGGACACCTCTCCGGAGGATCTTCACCGAGCCATCCAGCACGTCACGGAGGGCGGCGCGATGCTGGCGCCCCAGGTGACCCGCCGCCTCATCGCCGAGTTCGCCGCGCGACCTTCGGATGCGGCTGATGTCTCGAGCCTGGTCGCCCAGCTCACGAACCGCGAGATCGAGGTGCTGCGGCAGGTGGCCCGGGGGCGCTCCAACGCCGAAGTCGCCGCCGAGCTGGTGCTCAGTCCGTTGACCGTCAAGACCCATGTGAGCCGGATGCTGACCAAACTCGGGTTGCACGACCGGACCCAACTTGTCGTGCTGGCCTACGAATCCGGCGTCGTCGTAACCGGAGCTGCGACTGACCTCGGTGGCCCCCCGAGGCCCGCCTGA
- a CDS encoding DMT family transporter, with the protein MGVNWLVVGLSVSAALAFAVSTTLKKASASQVPKISGSGVRGVGGFLGRTVSHPLWLGGLLADGAGLALQVTALHLGALAVVQPLLVSGLLFALVLRHRHDWVISAQEVLWAGVLVSCLIAFLALSGSVSNSAQPSSADHLPAALAALAGVLTAGLCLSIARRRVPAGTRAALIGVAVGAVFAGTAALIKAATNVLTLHGPWAVLSSWQLYAVLALGGIGLVLTQLAFQAGPLTASLPAISTVDPLLSVAIGVLVYDEHLRRGPLSGTVLLALLLLLALAVIQLGKLESAEHIDTAVAAAR; encoded by the coding sequence GTGGGAGTCAACTGGCTCGTCGTAGGGCTGAGCGTGTCCGCCGCGCTCGCGTTCGCCGTGTCCACCACACTGAAGAAAGCCAGCGCGTCCCAGGTGCCGAAGATCTCCGGATCGGGCGTGCGCGGCGTCGGCGGCTTCCTGGGTCGCACCGTGAGTCATCCGTTGTGGCTGGGCGGTCTGCTCGCCGACGGTGCCGGACTCGCACTGCAGGTCACCGCCCTGCACCTCGGCGCCTTGGCCGTGGTCCAGCCGCTGCTGGTCAGCGGCCTGCTCTTCGCGCTCGTACTCCGGCATCGGCACGACTGGGTCATCAGTGCTCAGGAGGTGCTGTGGGCGGGCGTCCTGGTCAGTTGCCTGATCGCCTTTCTCGCGCTGTCGGGTTCGGTATCCAATTCTGCGCAGCCGTCCTCCGCCGATCACCTTCCCGCAGCCCTGGCCGCCCTTGCCGGTGTGCTCACTGCAGGCCTGTGTCTGTCGATCGCCCGCCGGCGCGTTCCCGCCGGCACTCGCGCGGCGCTGATCGGCGTCGCCGTCGGCGCCGTGTTCGCCGGTACTGCTGCCCTCATCAAGGCCGCGACCAACGTGTTGACCCTGCACGGCCCGTGGGCGGTCCTGTCGAGTTGGCAGCTGTACGCGGTGTTGGCCCTCGGCGGGATCGGCCTTGTCCTCACTCAGCTCGCGTTCCAGGCCGGCCCGCTGACGGCCAGCCTGCCCGCGATCTCGACCGTCGATCCCCTGCTCAGCGTGGCGATCGGCGTGCTGGTGTACGACGAGCACCTGCGTCGCGGCCCGCTCTCGGGTACGGTTCTGCTCGCCCTGCTACTCCTGCTCGCGCTGGCGGTCATCCAGCTCGGCAAGTTGGAGTCGGCCGAGCACATCGACACAGCAGTAGCCGCGGCGCGGTGA